One window of the Octopus sinensis linkage group LG3, ASM634580v1, whole genome shotgun sequence genome contains the following:
- the LOC115209165 gene encoding proteoglycan 4-like, with the protein MSRRVKEPTNQRASESTSLRTNESKSQRTNEPASQRVNEPTSQRANEQTNQRASESTSQRANESTSLRVNESTSRRVKEPTSQRVNESTNQRIEEPTIQRASESTSQRANESKSQRANKPTSQSVNEPTSERVNEPTYQRVTHQFYCDVAICRIVFCLYAIHVCS; encoded by the coding sequence ATGAGCCGGCGAGTCAAAGAGCCAACGAATCAACGAGCCAGCGAATCAACGAGTCTACGAACCAACGAATCGAAGAGCCAACGAACCAACGAGCCAGCGAGTCAACGAGTCAATGAGCCGACGAGTCAAAGAGCCAACGAGCAAACGAACCAACGAGCCAGCGAGTCAACGAGTCAACGAGCCAACGAGTCAACGAGTCTACGGGTCAACGAGTCAACGAGCCGACGAGTCAAAGAGCCAACGAGCCAGCGAGTCAACGAGTCTACGAACCAACGAATCGAAGAGCCAACGATCCAACGAGCCAGCGAGTCAACGAGTCAACGAGCCAACGAGTCAAAGAGCCAACGAGCCAACAAGCCAACAAGCCAAAGTGTCAACGAGCCAACCAGTGAACGAGTCAACGAGCCAACGTATCAAAGAGTCACTCATCAGTTTTACTGTGATGTCGCTATTTGCAGAATAGTCTTTTGCTTGTACGCGATACATGTTTGCTCTTAG